In one Magallana gigas chromosome 9, xbMagGiga1.1, whole genome shotgun sequence genomic region, the following are encoded:
- the LOC105321879 gene encoding mycocerosic acid synthase-like polyketide synthase codes for MNEDNDIAIVGIGCMFPGADNVDEFWQVLINGEDHVREIPPERFTVEAFYDPDPDHPHKTYVKKAGLIKKHDEWDNKFFGISDKEAEQVDPQQHFLLESVHMALEDAGIPKEKIAGSNTGVYIGAMNHDWNSLLRSARGESTNTTVTGTDSSILSARIAYFYNLLGPAITLNTACSSSMVAFHMAAQALKNGEISMAIAGGVSFILDPDVFVNLSSARMASPTGKCHTFSQNADGYARGEGCGIVIMKRLTDALCDRNKIWGILFTGLNQDGHTSSPITSPSGEQQQKLMESVYIRSGISPHSVQYIEAHGTGTSVGDFTEVDALGSFFSNHSLHEIYIGSVKANIGHLESGAGVAALIKVLLMMKNGLYVPSLHAEPLNPKIPFSKYMFKVCQEVQGWEKNKNGNRIAAINCFGFGGTNAHAIVTDYNDKQQKHCHKIQTCLRSKHYVVLSAEDMVVLFNIARNLGKIIGNHTALKLEDLSSTTLHFRSHYKYRKVFVVENIQELVNENVLFSKEEMPVKCVGKQKPKIVFVYCGVGTTWKGMCKELIKQDEIFKNTIKEIDDHLSTFRDLSLQAIFENEEDLTDPLKNHLAIFACQVGLTAMWGNLGIVPVCIVGQSVGEVAAAYASKTLSLRDAVKVIYFRSINLAEEKNGKMIVIQNCKVEVIEEKCSQLLTGKANVAVYHSPLSCAVSGDASAIEELKTTLIGYQVKVIPLNVQCAYHSHLTEHASVKLEENVKGLSWTYPPKTNVISTVSGQYADESFGSASYWAANVFQPVQFQNAIKEAKKIHSNVVFLEIGPNPVLKAHLHNIFPDSSEDALPSMKRNSEIETFRKTFIDIFGKGIPVLWENVCPITENILQFPLYQFNKRKHLFMPEQMRKNLRGEHHLSNNMLISPISGSSNEFEIFISKENTPFVYEHLVDERVVMPGAIYGEIGMEIGNILTPKSGCSDFSISWSIHKAFLVKDHEQKLLVKARRESETMYTYETFAHEHTSSISSGKITFEKLPESPKIEIERLLSILRSEIKSSFVYTALQTVGFQHGPIYRTIKKCGIRDKEVVCEVLLSDDVMNELQRTCIHPVVIDTMFQSCIGIRLQNVDGTKTKILPAKVSQLQLRHRLSQHMICYTKLEYENPLKASFSIFLLLQNGSVAAEIRGFQVEKVDAPDNIHSLSYYEDWTQTEIAKPAEQSDSKNVILISWNHQFISLLQNAFNKKQNTVTVYSILLTENFQKEISVLKNQACIRNATLIFIPGIPGIDDNTTGKRLIDSVRNQSNAFLQLLKVFYEANMHIVVVTNETQPCVSKKTKVIGAELWGMVRAVTHEGTKLVFTLLDIDCLNQCALQNIIKLSTCSGLSNVYGPRELAIRHDVVFSNNIRRMPESFHTRLYRRSLQMPPQATCFSIRENVNNADMVIGIPSIDKFYQAKICVKPIQVLPCNTETFFSPSNNYLAPSLSEKNIYGNEIRICEIDGVAKLNKTDIEVIACCHLELKSELKIDKKFVIPKSRFKGYKIGHMHSAIIALTIADHIATKSNVLIAFSKKNETLHHFLNVLLKEKKCFMEYDQLSWKSLQHTRVTDLIILNHDGYIDKEKLCLQYPSLRNCVFLKNSKALSGNDGYDSVQFHYIDVDDLYEPSHLCYIIQRSFRVLMSLLKPKKAKNLPDLGCALNVLELTKQIEIRTPEEFLIRKDSAYVVVGGLTGLGWLIIKYLAKRNAKLVISLSRRSLSKEAEQRILNITNLHGTEIIHTEADITNLDNLTKAIRSVQQKMPNVPIRGVFQGAAVLNDNTVPKMTQEAFNLPLDVKILGTWNLHVVTKHMDLDIFLMHSSVASAFGNYSQTNYAAANAFEDSFSHYRASLGLPTQTINWGALAVGMGSNPDLKDIFHHKGMHLMSAEKICTCLTQMLLSNQTQGIFVDFDIKRFLTSTNLKWQHSKYVGLVPVEEELSSEKELVVGDNTADVENMTTIVKNIAAKILMMESSELKDTNALAEFGVDSQNAIEIMNTFFAMTKVRVPILLLLSGDFTIQDLGKYIMEKQCGSNSDNVQNDSRKSLEIMSFLERHFEYMAHQSQFIAFSFSISQGVNQPDMWRKMMQFVIRLNSTLRRSATYINRENESAEYTDVEDFILIFEHAKVKRARNIQILELSHSVLSVFYDEKADKGVFHIICSRSFFDVFCGRILLHDLQTISEYVTALKPVPAWLDKPKMDIASLYEMKLRGVVDKCKEYWKNRLGLCKTSSSLQNRFGSVTQVNTSEYRKHRIPPIDITELQKIALKQNWTICNTVASLYQILLNILTKAERISLIMEVDLRFHIPELQEQIYPCSNFVPIISTDFHDQNATLEDILTRNNKIIENDILHSLLPFVIIKELNEFDSQIHEKHSFLFNMLSDEHQYINFESVHIERSKQFETMLYALHNQTNNSLEMEFHFCPERIDCKVVSAAVDILVSLIDDFPIVCKNTFTLTKIQKMVNELEKKILPAGKFFLVNYNGKRQVVNLAIEEGKSPALTWGKEVDSKAYFSDIKNVSFGNANDKYKIELRCKEKHVTFETPELDLCQMWLDFVRSQLPVKGHLHNGRNANYSASGEPFVENTYL; via the exons GTGCCATGAATCATGACTGGAACTCTCTTTTACGGTCAGCCAGAGGTGAATCTACAAACACTACAGTGACGGGCACTGACTCAAGTATACTCTCAGCAAGAATCGCTTATTTTTACAATCTGCTGGGTCCTGCAATTACACTTAACACTGCATGCTCATCGTCTATGGTAGCTTTTCACATGGCTGCCCAAGCGCTCAAAAATG GAGAAATATCAATGGCTATCGCAGGTGGTGTCAGCTTTATCCTTGATCCGGACgtttttgtcaatttatcaTCAGCCAGAATGGCATCGCCCACTGGAAAGTGTCACACCTTCTCACAGAATGCTGATGGATACGCTCGAGGAGAGGGCTGTGGTATTGTCATAATGAAACGGCTCACTGAT gCTCTTTGTGACAGGAATAAAATATGGGGCATTCTTTTCACGGGCCTTAATCAGGATGGTCATACAAGTTCTCCTATCACTTCTCCTTCTGGTGAACAGCAGCAAAAATTAATGGAATCTGTGTACATACGAAGTGGAATTTCACCACATTCTGTACAGTACATAGAAGCACATG GAACTGGGACGTCTGTTGGTGATTTCACAGAGGTGGATGCATTGGgatctttcttttcaaatcactctttacatgaaatttatatcGGTTCCGTGAAAGCAAACATTGGACATCTTGAGTCAGGTGCCGGTGTGGCTGCATTGATTAAAGTTCTTTTGATGATGAAAAATGGGTTGTATGTGCCTTCTTTGCATGCAGAACCTCTCAATCCAAAGATTCCCTTTAGCAAGTACATGTTTAAAGTATGTCAGGAAGTACAAggatgggaaaaaaataaaaacggaAATAGAATAGCTGCTATTAACTGTTTTGGGTTTGGTGGAACAAACGCCCATGCGATTGTTACTGATTACAAtgacaaacaacaaaaacattgcCACAAAATTCAAACATGCTTGAGATCAAAACATTATGTTGTTTTATCGGCTGAAGATATGGTTGTCCTATTCAACATTGCTCGCAATTTAGGGAAAATCATTGGAAACCACACTGCTCTAAAACTGGAAGATCTGTCTAGTACAACTCTTCATTTCAGAAGTCATTACAAATATCGTAAAGTATTTGTTGTTGAGAATATTCAAGAACTTGTTAATGAAAACGTGCTTTTTTCAAAAGAGGAAATGCCCGTCAAATGTGTtggaaaacaaaaaccaaaaatagtttttgtataTTGTGGTGTTGGTACAACCTGGAAAGGCATGTGCAAAGAGCTCATTAAGCAGGACGAAATATTCAAAAACACCATAAAAGAAATAGACGATCATCTATCGACATTTAGAGACCTTTCTCTTCAagccatttttgaaaatgaagagGATCTTACTGACCCACTAAAAAATCATCTTGCAATTTTTGCTTGCCAAGTAGGTCTGACAGCTATGTGGGGAAATCTTGGAATTGTTCCTGTATGTATTGTGGGTCAGTCTGTAGGAGAGGTTGCAGCAGCTTATGCAAGTAAGACGCTTTCTCTGAGAGATGCAGTTAAAGTTATATATTTCCGTTCAATAAACCTAGCAGAGGAAAAAAACGGGAAGATGATTGTCATTCAGAACTGTAAGGTAGAAGTTATTGAAGAAAAATGCAGTCAGCTTCTGACAGGAAAAGCAAACGTGGCTGTATACCATAGCCCATTATCGTGTGCAGTATCTGGTGATGCGAGTGCTATCGAAGAACTGAAGACCACACTTATTGGTTATCAGGTCAAAGTTATTCCTTTGAACGTTCAATGTGCATATCATAGCCATTTAACTGAGCATGCAAGTGTAAAACTTGAGGAAAATGTAAAAGGACTTTCATGGACTTATCCACCAAAAACCAATGTTATATCTACAGTTTCGGGACAATATGCTGATGAAAGCTTTGGATCTGCGTCCTACTGGGCAGCCAATGTCTTTCAGCCAGTTCAATTTCAAAATGCAATTAAGGAAGCCAAGAAAATACATTCCAATGTTGTGTTTCTTGAAATCGGACCAAATCCAGTTTTAAAAGCCCACTTGCATAACATATTTCCAGATTCATCTGAAGATGCTTTGCCTTCAATGAAAAGAAATTCCGAAATAGAAACGTTTCGGAAAACATTTATCGACATTTTTGGAAAAGGCATTCCTGTTTTATGGGAAAATGTTTGCCCCATTACAGAAAATATTCTTCAATTTCCTCTGTATCAATTCAATAAACGCAAACATCTTTTTATGCCTGAACAAATGAGAAAAAACCTCAGAGGAGAACATCATTTGAGTAACAATATGCTTATATCACCTATATCTGGAAGTTCCAAcgaatttgaaattttcattagCAAAGAAAACACACCCTTTGTATATGAGCACCTTGTTGATGAACGTGTTGTAATGCCGGGAGCAATCTACGGTGAAATAGGTATGGAAATTGGAAATATTTTAACCCCAAAAAGTGGATGTTCAGACTTCAGTATTTCTTGGTCAATACATAAAGCTTTCTTAGTAAAAGACCACGAACAAAAACTTCTAGTAAAAGCACGACGTGAAAGTGAAACAATGTATACGTATGAAACATTTGCACATGAACACACTTCATCAATTTCATCAGGcaaaataacttttgaaaaattgccGGAAAGTCctaaaatagaaattgaaagGCTCCTTTCTATTCTGAGGTCTGAAATAAAGTCTTCGTTTGTATACACCGCTTTGCAAACCGTTGGGTTTCAGCATGGTCCAATTTAtagaacaataaaaaaatgtggAATCCGCGACAAAGAAGTTGTATGCGAAGTATTGCTTTCTGATGATGTCATGAATGAACTTCAAAGAACTTGCATACATCCAGTCGTGATAGACACAATGTTCCAATCTTGTATAGGAATACGACTTCAAAATGTAGATGgaactaaaacaaaaattctgCCTGCTAAAGTGTCGCAATTGCAATTAAGACATAGACTGTCCCAGCATATGATCTGCTATACCAAGCTGGAGTATGAAAATCCATTAAAAGCGTCGTTTAGTATTTTTCTACTTCTACAAAATGGGAGTGTTGCTGCTGAAATAAGGGGATTTCAGGTAGAAAAGGTTGATGCTCCTGACAATATACATTCTTTGTCATACTATGAAGATTGGACTCAAACTGAAATTGCTAAACCAGCGGAACAATCGGATTCCAAAAACGTCATACTTATCTCATGGAATCATCAATTCATTTCGCTTTTGCAAAATGCTTTCAACAAGAAACAAAACACTGTAACAGTGTATTCCATACTGCTTACAGAAAACTTCCAGAAAGaaatatctgttttaaaaaatcaagcaTGCATTCGGAATGCAACTCTGATTTTCATTCCAGGTATTCCGGGCATAGATGATAATACAACTGGAAAACGACTCATTGACTCTGTCAGAAATCAAAGTAATGCTTTTCTCCAACTATTGAAAGTATTCTATGAAGCAAACATGCACATTGTTGTTGTAACCAATGAAACTCAACCTTGTGTttccaaaaaaacaaaagtCATTGGAGCTGAATTATGGGGAATGGTTCGAGCGGTCACACATGAAGGTACAAAATTAGTATTTACACTGTTAGACATTGATTGTTTAAATCAATGTGCTTTACAGAATATCATAAAACTTTCGACATGTAGCGGGCTTTCAAATGTATATGGTCCTCGTGAATTGGCTATTCGACATGATGTTGTTTTTTCCAACAATATACGTCGAATGCCGGAATCCTTTCATACTCGTTTATACAGACGGAGTTTGCAAATGCCACCACAGGCTACATGCTTTAGCATTCGCGAAAATGTGAACAATGCCGACATGGTAATTGGTATCCCTTCTATCGACAAATTTTATCAGGCGAAAATTTGCGTGAAACCAATTCAGGTACTCCCTTGCAATACAGAAACGTTCTTTTCTCCTTCAAACAATTATTTGGCACCTAGTTTGtcagaaaaaaacatatatgGAAACGAAATAAGAATTTGTGAAATCGATGGAGTTGCAAAGCTCAATAAAACTGATATTGAAGTCATCGCTTGTTGTCATCTGGAACTGAAATCAGAAttgaaaatagacaaaaaatttgtGATTCCAAAATCAAGATTTAAGGGATACAAAATAGGGCATATGCATTCTGCCATTATAGCTTTAACCATAGCTGATcatattgcaacaaaatcaaatGTGTTAATAGCTTTCAGCAAGAAAAACGAAACATTACACCATTTTCTCAATGTATTACTCAAGGAGAAAAAATGTTTCATGGAATATGATCAGCTAAGCTGGAAAAGTCTGCAACATACGAGAGTGACAGATTTGATAATTCTTAATCATGATGGATACATCGATAAAGAAAAACTTTGTCTTCAATATCCTTCCCTCAGAAActgtgtatttttaaagaactcTAAGGCACTATCGGGAAATGACGGGTATGATTCTGTTCAGTTTCATTACATCGATGTGGATGATTTATATGAACCATCACATCTTTGTTATATTATTCAAAGATCATTTCGCGTCTTGATGTCCTTACTTAAaccaaaaaaagcaaaaaatttgCCTGATCTAGGATGTGCGCTAAATGTACTGGAACTTACAAAACAAATAGAAATACGGACACCAGAAGAATTTCTAATCAGAAAGGATAGTGCATATGTTGTTGTCGGGGGACTTACCGGTTTGGGCTGGTTAATCATAAAATACCTTGCAAAGAGAAATGCAAAACTTGTCATATCTCTCTCACGACGCTCCCTATCAAAAGAAGCAGAACAACGCATTCTGAACATAACAAATTTGCATGGCACTGAAATAATTCACACAGAAGCTGATATTACAAATTTGGACAATTTAACGAAAGCTATTCGCTCAGTGCAGCAGAAAATGCCAAACGTACCAATACGTGGAGTTTTTCAAGGTGCAGCAGTCTTAAATGACAATACTGTTCCTAAAATGACACAAGAAGCCTTCAATTTGCCCCTAGATGTAAAAATTCTAGGTACCTGGAACCTTCATGTGGTTACCAAACATATGGATCTAGATATATTTTTGATGCACTCAAGTGTTGCCTCTGCATTTGGAAACTACTCTCAAACCAACTATGCAGCAGCAAATGCCTTTGAAGACAGTTTTTCCCATTACAGGGCGTCATTAGGTCTTCCTACTCAGACAATTAATTGGGGTGCATTGGCCGTAGGGATGGGATCCAATCCTGATCTGAAAGACATTTTTCATCATAAAGGAATGCATCTCATGTCTGCTGAAAAGATTTGTACTTGTCTTACACAAATGCTTTTGTCCAACCAAACACAAGGAATATTTGTAGATTTTGATATCAAACGATTTTTGACCTCAACTAATTTAAAGTGGCAGCATTCCAAATACGTTGGGTTAGTTCCAGTAGAGGAAGAATTGTCATCTGAAAAGGAGCTCGTTGTAGGGGATAACACTGCTGATGTAGAAAATATGACAACTATTGTAAAAAACATCGCTGCAAAGATTCTCATGATGGAATCTTCGGAGTTAAAAGACACAAACGCATTAGCAGAGTTTGGCGTGGACTCACAAAATGCCATTGAAATCATGAACACATTTTTTGCAATGACAAAGGTTAGAGTACCAATATTGTTGTTACTGTCGGGCGATTTCACAATACAAGATTTGGGAAAATATATAATGGAAAAGCAATGTGGGAGCAATTCCGACAATGTGCAAAATGACAGTCGAAAAAGCTTGGAAATAATGTCTTTTCTTGAGAGGCATTTTGAGTATATGGCACACCAAAGTCAATTCAtagcattttcattttcaatttctcaGGGTGTGAACCAGCCAGATATGTGGAGAAAGATGATGCAATTTGTGATTAGACTTAATTCAACCCTGCGTCGCAGTGCAACATATATAAACAGGGAAAACGAGTCTGCAGAATATACTGATGTTGAAGATTTCATTCTTATATTTGAGCATGCCAAAGTTAAGAGAGCTCGGAACATACAAATATTGGAATTAAGCCACAGTGTATTATCTGTTTTCTACGATGAAAAGGCCGATAAAGGtgtttttcatattatatgcaGTCGAAGCTTTTTTGACGTATTTTGTGGCAGAATTCTTTTGCATGATTTACAAACTATTTCAGAATATGTCACCGCACTTAAACCTGTTCCTGCATGGCTGGACAAACCAAAGATGGATATAGCCTCTTTGTATGAAATGAAATTGCGGGGAGTTGTAGACAAGTGTAAAGAATACTGGAAAAATCGGCTTGGTCTTTGCAAAACTTCGTCAAGCTTGCAAAATCGATTTGGTTCCGTCACGCAGGTAAATACAAGTGAGTATAGGAAACATCGTATCCCTCCAATCGATATAACTGAACTACAAAAAATTGCATTGAAGCAGAACTGGACAATCTGCAACACTGTTGCAAGTCTTTATCagattcttttaaatatactcACAAAAGCGGAAAGAATTTCATTGATCATGGAAGTTGATTTACGTTTCCACATACCAGAACTTCAAGAGCAGATATACCCTTGTTCCAACTTCGTTCCAATCATATCAACGGATTTCCACGACCAAAATGCAACTCTGGAAGACATCCTCACTagaaacaacaaaatcattgaaaatgacattttacaCAGTCTTTTGCCTTTTGTGATTATAAAAGAACTAAACGAATTTGACAGTCAAATACAtgaaaaacattcttttttgtttaatatgttgAGTGATGAGCACCAATACATTAACTTTGAATCTGTTCACATTGAAAGAAGCAAACAATTTGAAACCATGCTTTATGCCCTTCACAATCAAACAAACAATTCTTTAGAAATGGAGTTTCACTTTTGTCCTGAACGCATTGACTGCAAAGTTGTCTCTGCGGCTGTTGATATTTTGGTGAGCCTAATTGACGACTTTCCAATTGTTTGCAAAAACACCTTTACGCTGACCAAAATACAGAAAATGGTGAATGAATTGGAAAAAAAGATATTACCCGCAG gGAAGTTTTTTCTGGTAAATTACAATGGAAAAAGACAAGTTGTAAATCTGGCAATAGAGGAGGGAAAATCTCCAGCTTTAACATGGGGGAAAGAAGTGGACAGTAAAGCATATTTTTCCGATATAAAGAACGTCAGCTTCGGCAACGCTAAtg ATAAATACAAAATAGAATTGCGATGCAAAGAAAAACATGTGACGTTTGAAACTCCGGAGTTGGACCTGTGCCAGATGTGGTTGGATTTCGTCAGAAGTCAGTTGCCAGTCAAGGGACATTTGCACAACGGACGAAATGCCAACTATAGTGCTAGTGGCGAGCCTTTTGTTGAGAATACTTATTTATGA